From Vogesella sp. XCS3, the proteins below share one genomic window:
- the sbcB gene encoding exodeoxyribonuclease I has translation MTQTTFFWHDYETFGAVPRSDRPAQFAGIRTDGELNEIGEPVMLYCKPAPDFLPSPEACLITGITPQRCAELGVPEHQFAAAIECELGQPGTIGVGYNSIRFDDEVTRYLLWRNLKDPYAREWQHGCSRWDLLDVVRTTYALRPEGIHWPRHDNGLPSFKLEHLTAANGLAHEAAHDALSDVRATIALARLIRQRQPKLFDFCLDLRKKDAVRHQLSQHAPQPLVHVSGMFGSERGNVAIVWPIADHPSNKNEVLVWDLAHDPRQLAGLSPDDIRQRLFTRSADLPEGVSRLPLKSIHINKSPFVCNKLAVLSDARAAELGIDKPLALQNAAHAATLPDLTPVWKAVFRREAGEVPDVDENLYGGFVSYNDRRILNRLQQLSAPELAAERPAFEDSQLTRLLWRYRARNFPHSLSPEEAQHWQQWCRQKLHSGQPGGRSHASFQQELAALAATATPAQQAILQALQDWASQLPQ, from the coding sequence ATGACCCAAACCACCTTTTTCTGGCACGACTACGAAACATTCGGTGCCGTACCACGCAGTGACCGCCCGGCACAATTTGCCGGCATCCGCACCGATGGCGAGCTGAACGAGATCGGCGAACCCGTCATGCTGTACTGCAAACCGGCACCGGACTTTCTGCCCTCGCCGGAGGCCTGCCTGATTACCGGCATTACGCCACAACGCTGCGCCGAACTGGGCGTACCCGAACACCAGTTCGCCGCCGCCATCGAGTGCGAGCTGGGCCAGCCCGGCACCATTGGCGTCGGATATAACTCCATCCGTTTCGACGACGAAGTGACGCGCTATCTGCTGTGGCGCAACCTGAAAGACCCGTACGCGCGCGAATGGCAACACGGCTGCAGCCGCTGGGATCTGCTGGACGTAGTACGCACCACCTACGCCCTGCGGCCGGAAGGCATTCACTGGCCGCGCCACGACAACGGCCTGCCCAGTTTCAAGCTGGAACACCTCACTGCGGCCAACGGCCTGGCGCACGAGGCGGCGCACGACGCGCTGTCAGACGTGCGCGCCACCATCGCGCTGGCACGGCTGATTCGCCAGCGCCAGCCCAAGCTGTTCGACTTTTGCCTGGACCTGCGCAAGAAAGACGCGGTGCGCCACCAGCTCAGCCAGCACGCCCCGCAACCCTTGGTACACGTATCAGGCATGTTTGGCAGCGAGCGCGGCAATGTGGCCATTGTGTGGCCGATTGCCGACCACCCCAGCAACAAGAACGAAGTACTGGTCTGGGACCTGGCGCACGACCCGCGCCAGCTGGCCGGCTTGTCGCCAGACGACATCCGCCAGCGCCTGTTTACCCGCAGTGCCGATTTGCCGGAAGGCGTCAGCCGGCTGCCGCTGAAAAGCATCCACATCAACAAATCGCCTTTTGTCTGCAACAAGCTGGCCGTACTCAGCGACGCACGCGCTGCCGAGCTGGGCATAGACAAGCCACTGGCGCTGCAAAACGCCGCCCACGCTGCCACCCTGCCCGACCTGACACCGGTGTGGAAAGCCGTATTCCGCCGCGAAGCCGGCGAGGTACCCGACGTGGATGAAAACCTGTACGGCGGCTTTGTCAGCTACAACGACCGCCGCATCCTGAACCGTCTGCAACAATTGTCGGCGCCCGAGTTGGCCGCAGAACGCCCCGCATTCGAAGATAGCCAGCTCACCCGCCTGCTGTGGCGCTACCGTGCACGCAACTTCCCGCATAGCCTCAGCCCGGAAGAGGCCCAGCACTGGCAACAATGGTGCCGGCAAAAGCTGCATAGCGGCCAACCCGGCGGGCGCAGCCATGCCAGCTTCCAGCAAGAGCTGGCTGCCCTGGCGGCCACTGCCACACCAGCACAGCAGGCCATTTTGCAAGCCCTGCAAGACTGGGCGAGCCAGCTGCCACAATAG
- a CDS encoding sulfite exporter TauE/SafE family protein — MDLGYVIAGLVVGFIVGLTGVGGGSLMTPILLWFGINPATAVGTDLLYACITKMGGVWVHHKQKHIDWHITRLLALGSVPAALLTVAVLHFLQLETAHVNKVIKVTLGFALMLTALAILFKPFILKQLARISPPRPQGYVPVKATIATGVVLGVIVTLSSIGAGALGTLAIFALYPLLPTARLVGTEIAHAVPLTLVAGLGHASMGNMDYGLLGQLLVGSLPGIWLGSHMTRRVAEQWLRPALAIMMVLIGAKLVM; from the coding sequence ATGGACTTGGGCTATGTGATTGCAGGCTTGGTTGTCGGCTTTATCGTGGGCCTGACCGGCGTGGGTGGCGGCTCGCTGATGACGCCCATCCTGCTATGGTTCGGCATCAACCCGGCCACGGCTGTAGGCACAGACCTGCTCTACGCCTGCATCACCAAGATGGGTGGCGTGTGGGTACACCACAAGCAAAAGCATATCGACTGGCACATTACCCGCCTGCTGGCACTGGGCAGCGTACCGGCCGCACTGCTGACCGTGGCCGTGCTGCATTTCCTGCAGCTGGAAACCGCGCACGTCAACAAGGTCATCAAGGTCACGCTGGGCTTTGCCCTGATGCTGACAGCGCTGGCTATCCTGTTCAAACCGTTCATCCTGAAGCAACTGGCGCGCATCAGCCCGCCCCGCCCGCAGGGCTATGTGCCAGTCAAGGCCACCATCGCCACCGGCGTGGTGCTGGGCGTGATCGTGACGCTCAGCTCGATTGGTGCCGGCGCACTGGGCACGCTGGCCATTTTTGCCTTGTACCCGCTGCTGCCAACCGCCCGCCTGGTGGGCACCGAAATCGCCCACGCTGTACCGCTTACCCTGGTAGCCGGCCTGGGGCACGCCAGCATGGGCAATATGGATTACGGCTTGCTGGGCCAGCTGCTGGTGGGCTCTCTGCCGGGCATCTGGCTGGGCAGCCACATGACCCGCCGTGTGGCCGAGCAATGGCTACGCCCCGCGCTGGCTATCATGATGGTATTGATCGGCGCCAAACTGGTGATGTAA
- the miaA gene encoding tRNA (adenosine(37)-N6)-dimethylallyltransferase MiaA: MTSPHRAILLMGPTASGKTGLALALAQRFPVEIISVDSALVYRGMDIGTAKPTAAEMASCPHHLIDIIDPTVSYSAAQFHADANRLIADICSRGRIPLLVGGTMLYFKALMEGLSDLPQADAATRAQLEEDAARLGWPAMHQRLAAIDAETAARLAPNDAQRIQRALEVYLLSGQPMSQLMRQGRDDAATFATLRLALQPADRAWLHQRIALRFEQMLAQGFLDEVTQLRQQYPTLSLDLPSMRCVGYRQAWEYQDGLYDMAELSYRGIAATRQLAKRQLTWLRSMPQNTPLDCQSADLLTPVAQQVEAWLAAC, encoded by the coding sequence ATGACTTCTCCACACCGCGCCATCCTGCTGATGGGCCCCACTGCTTCCGGCAAAACCGGCCTGGCACTGGCGCTGGCGCAACGCTTTCCGGTAGAAATCATCAGCGTGGATTCCGCGCTGGTTTACCGCGGCATGGACATTGGCACCGCCAAGCCCACTGCCGCCGAGATGGCCAGCTGCCCGCACCACCTGATAGACATCATCGACCCGACCGTGTCGTACTCGGCGGCGCAGTTTCACGCTGACGCCAACCGCCTGATAGCCGACATCTGCAGCCGTGGCCGTATCCCGCTACTGGTGGGCGGCACCATGCTGTACTTCAAGGCGCTGATGGAAGGCCTGTCCGACCTGCCGCAAGCCGACGCCGCCACGCGTGCGCAGCTGGAAGAAGACGCTGCCCGCCTCGGCTGGCCGGCCATGCACCAAAGGTTGGCCGCAATCGACGCCGAAACCGCAGCACGGCTGGCCCCCAATGATGCGCAGCGCATCCAGCGCGCGCTGGAGGTCTACCTGCTCAGCGGCCAGCCCATGTCGCAGCTGATGCGCCAGGGGCGCGACGATGCCGCCACTTTTGCCACGCTGCGCCTGGCGCTGCAGCCTGCCGACCGCGCCTGGCTGCACCAGCGCATTGCCCTGCGTTTCGAACAAATGCTGGCGCAAGGTTTTCTGGATGAAGTAACACAGCTGCGCCAGCAGTACCCAACGCTATCGCTGGATCTGCCCTCCATGCGCTGCGTAGGCTACCGCCAGGCCTGGGAATACCAGGACGGGCTGTACGATATGGCCGAGCTAAGCTACCGCGGCATTGCCGCCACCCGCCAGCTAGCCAAACGCCAGCTCACCTGGCTGCGCAGCATGCCGCAGAATACCCCGCTAGACTGCCAGTCTGCCGACTTGCTCACTCCGGTAGCACAGCAGGTGGAAGCCTGGCTGGCTGCTTGTTAA
- a CDS encoding MarR family transcriptional regulator, whose translation MSEYPTCCNSFIPCEQAVDTISRKMPGAPREEVLLTRLFFHIQPYLTGYFNETLKCHDMNETTWMALMVLYARPEQRISPSELSDALAFSRTNATRVVDDLCQRDMMQRLPSQEDRRKTELILTEKGLAFIAMVMPEQRQRMRELWQDFSPEERALLDGMLRKLLRKVGG comes from the coding sequence ATGTCCGAATACCCTACCTGCTGCAATAGCTTCATCCCGTGCGAACAAGCCGTGGACACCATCTCGCGCAAGATGCCCGGCGCCCCGCGCGAAGAAGTGCTGCTCACCCGGCTGTTCTTTCATATCCAGCCCTACCTTACCGGCTACTTCAACGAAACGCTGAAGTGCCACGATATGAACGAAACCACGTGGATGGCACTGATGGTGCTGTACGCGCGGCCAGAGCAACGCATCAGCCCGTCCGAGCTGTCGGATGCGCTGGCGTTTTCGCGCACCAACGCCACCCGTGTGGTGGACGACCTGTGCCAGCGCGATATGATGCAGCGGCTGCCTTCGCAAGAAGACCGTCGCAAGACCGAGCTGATCCTGACCGAAAAAGGCCTGGCTTTTATCGCCATGGTCATGCCGGAACAACGCCAGCGCATGCGCGAGCTGTGGCAGGATTTCAGCCCAGAAGAGCGCGCCCTGCTGGATGGCATGCTACGCAAGCTCTTGCGCAAGGTAGGCGGCTGA
- a CDS encoding efflux transporter outer membrane subunit: protein MRNINTRMPPLAALPLSLLLASCATPDVAPPSASLLSAEALAVQTANPHIAANWWSAMNDPVLDKLVSVALARSPRLTMADAKLRAARASSDSVASSDGLRVNGSASFTRERSSEYGNNPPAYRGIYTNLETVGLDISYRFDFWGKTRAQLAAARGQARAAELEADDARQWLAWAVSSQYLEWRTAQHALQLLHEDLSQAEALLQNSQTRSKHGLAAPEELAQLQAQLAESRERLARASQREAQASHALAALSAQPQASLALLPDAPLPQWQLDSSQYSTAMLGLRADIQAARERVEAASATMRAARADFYPDLRIGSLAALSSAELSNLLDPGARLLRFAPALTLPIFSNGELNARLSGRTADYEQAVAQYNQTLLAAIQETADRSSQLHNLNQAESQAQAAQAARHEAARVLQARLQSGLVSRSQWLAENRRYTQARLTTLETRAQRLQAQAALLRALGSQRAAS, encoded by the coding sequence ATGCGTAACATCAATACCCGCATGCCCCCCCTGGCCGCACTGCCGCTAAGCCTGCTGCTGGCCAGCTGCGCCACACCGGACGTGGCGCCGCCCTCCGCCAGCCTGCTAAGTGCAGAAGCCCTGGCCGTGCAAACGGCCAACCCGCACATTGCGGCCAACTGGTGGTCGGCCATGAACGACCCGGTACTGGACAAACTGGTATCGGTGGCACTGGCACGCAGCCCGCGCCTGACCATGGCCGATGCCAAACTGCGGGCCGCCCGCGCCAGCAGCGACAGCGTGGCCAGCAGCGATGGCCTGCGCGTCAACGGTAGCGCCAGCTTTACCCGCGAACGCAGCTCCGAATACGGCAACAACCCACCCGCCTACCGCGGCATCTATACCAACCTGGAAACAGTCGGCCTGGACATCAGCTACCGCTTCGATTTCTGGGGTAAAACCCGCGCCCAGCTCGCTGCTGCACGCGGCCAGGCCCGCGCTGCCGAGCTGGAAGCCGATGACGCACGCCAATGGCTAGCCTGGGCCGTGAGCAGCCAGTATCTGGAATGGCGTACCGCCCAGCACGCCCTGCAGCTGCTGCACGAGGACCTGTCCCAGGCCGAAGCCCTGCTGCAAAACAGCCAGACCCGCAGCAAACACGGCCTGGCCGCGCCGGAAGAGCTGGCACAGCTGCAAGCCCAGCTGGCCGAAAGCCGCGAGCGCCTGGCCCGCGCCAGCCAGCGCGAAGCACAAGCCAGCCACGCACTGGCTGCCCTCAGTGCTCAACCACAAGCCAGCCTGGCCCTGCTGCCAGACGCCCCGCTACCGCAATGGCAGCTGGATAGCAGCCAGTACAGTACCGCCATGCTGGGGCTGCGTGCTGATATCCAGGCGGCGCGCGAGCGCGTAGAAGCCGCCAGCGCCACGATGCGCGCCGCACGTGCCGACTTTTACCCGGACCTGCGTATTGGCAGCCTGGCAGCATTATCGTCGGCAGAGCTATCCAATTTGCTGGACCCCGGCGCGCGCCTGCTGCGCTTTGCCCCGGCGCTGACGCTGCCCATCTTCAGCAATGGCGAGCTGAATGCCCGCCTGTCCGGCCGCACCGCTGACTATGAACAAGCTGTGGCGCAGTACAACCAGACGCTGCTCGCTGCCATTCAGGAAACAGCCGACCGCAGCAGCCAGCTACATAACCTGAACCAGGCCGAAAGCCAGGCCCAGGCAGCCCAGGCCGCGCGCCACGAAGCCGCGCGCGTACTGCAAGCTCGCCTGCAAAGCGGCCTGGTATCGCGCAGCCAGTGGCTGGCAGAAAACCGCCGCTACACGCAGGCCCGCCTCACCACACTCGAAACCCGTGCCCAACGCCTGCAAGCGCAGGCCGCACTGTTGCGTGCGCTGGGTAGCCAGCGCGCCGCCAGCTAA
- a CDS encoding efflux RND transporter periplasmic adaptor subunit yields MDQQQPNARRTALTRLTLALALAGLAGGAYWFVALRHHQSTDDAYAAGNLIPISAQVAGSIRAVHADDTHTVQAGDVLVSLDKSDATLALARAEADLAQAVRQTRQLISVSGKADAVVTQREADLARAQADATRSAGDLARREAAAKEQAIAQEEVQHARDAANAARAQLAAATAALNAAREDQKASRALVLADSAEKQPAVARAAAAVREAWLALSRTEIRAPLAGQIARRSAQPGARIAPGTPLMAIAALDSAWVDANFKEVQLQDLRIGQPVEVHADQYGDDVTYHGKVAGLGAGTGSVFSLLPAQNATGNWIKVVQRVPVRIALDPAELKAHPLRLGLSMHVSVDTSQQDGPLLSAAPKAAPVLATSVFDGKLAEADRRVAQIVAANIGK; encoded by the coding sequence ATGGACCAACAGCAGCCGAACGCCCGCCGTACCGCCCTCACCCGCCTGACCCTGGCGCTGGCTTTGGCCGGCCTGGCCGGTGGTGCCTACTGGTTTGTGGCACTGCGTCATCACCAAAGCACCGACGATGCCTACGCGGCAGGCAACCTGATTCCCATCTCTGCGCAGGTGGCAGGCAGCATCCGTGCCGTTCACGCTGACGACACCCACACCGTGCAGGCCGGCGATGTGCTGGTGAGCCTGGACAAGAGCGATGCCACCCTGGCACTGGCCCGCGCGGAAGCCGACCTGGCCCAGGCGGTACGCCAGACCCGCCAGCTGATTTCGGTGAGCGGCAAGGCCGACGCGGTAGTGACCCAGCGCGAAGCCGACCTGGCCCGCGCCCAGGCAGACGCCACCCGCAGCGCCGGTGACCTGGCCCGCCGCGAGGCCGCCGCCAAAGAACAAGCCATCGCGCAAGAGGAAGTCCAGCATGCACGCGATGCGGCCAACGCCGCCCGCGCCCAGCTGGCGGCCGCTACGGCCGCGCTGAATGCCGCGCGCGAAGACCAAAAAGCCAGCCGCGCCCTGGTGCTGGCCGATAGCGCAGAGAAACAACCCGCCGTCGCCCGTGCTGCCGCCGCCGTACGCGAAGCCTGGCTGGCCCTGTCGCGCACCGAGATTCGCGCCCCGCTGGCCGGGCAAATCGCCCGCCGCAGCGCCCAGCCCGGCGCCCGCATTGCCCCTGGCACCCCGCTGATGGCCATCGCCGCGCTGGATAGCGCCTGGGTGGATGCCAACTTCAAGGAAGTACAGCTGCAAGACCTGCGCATCGGCCAGCCGGTAGAGGTGCACGCCGACCAGTACGGCGACGATGTGACCTACCACGGCAAGGTAGCCGGCCTGGGTGCGGGTACCGGCAGCGTGTTCTCGCTATTGCCGGCGCAAAACGCCACCGGCAACTGGATCAAGGTGGTACAGCGCGTGCCGGTGCGCATTGCGCTGGACCCGGCCGAGCTGAAAGCCCACCCGCTACGCCTGGGCTTGTCCATGCACGTCAGCGTGGACACCAGCCAGCAGGATGGCCCCTTGCTGAGCGCCGCCCCCAAAGCAGCGCCGGTACTGGCGACCAGTGTATTTGACGGCAAGCTGGCCGAAGCCGACCGCCGCGTGGCGCAAATTGTTGCGGCCAACATCGGCAAATAA
- a CDS encoding DHA2 family efflux MFS transporter permease subunit: MAHPPLQGRSRTLVTLALSLATFMQVLDTTIANVAIPTIAGDLGASTSQGTWVITSFGVANAIAVPITGWLAKKLGEVRLFLIATIGFVLSSLLCGLAPSLELLILFRVLQGALAGPMIPLSQSLLLQSYPPEKRAIAMALWTMTIIVAPIFGPILGGWLSDNWHWSWIFFINVPVGVVAAWLSWRELRHRETTILQLPIDKVGLTLLVLGVGCLQMMLDRGKELDWFHSGEIMLYGVVALLSLSYLVVWELTDKHPVIDLSLFRDRNFTVGVISVSVGFMLYFGAIVLMPLLMQTQMGFTATEAGLATAPVGILPVLLSPVIGKNAQRLDMRWVVTVSFLVFALCFWWRAVTFNPDMTFADVVWPQFVQGIALAGFFMPLTTITLSNMKPQQLASASSLSNFLRTLAGSVGASLTTWQWEHREGIHHVQLTDRISLYDDSTRQTLAGMQQLGLSQEQAAALLTRDISRQGLFIGANEIFWLAAGLFLLLTGLVWLARPPKAAAGAPPVVDAGH; the protein is encoded by the coding sequence ATGGCACACCCCCCGCTACAAGGGCGCTCGCGCACGCTGGTAACGCTGGCGCTGTCGCTGGCGACCTTCATGCAGGTGCTGGACACCACCATCGCCAACGTAGCCATCCCCACTATCGCCGGCGACCTGGGTGCATCCACCAGCCAGGGGACCTGGGTGATTACCTCGTTTGGCGTGGCCAACGCCATTGCGGTACCCATCACCGGCTGGCTGGCCAAAAAGCTGGGCGAAGTACGGCTGTTCCTGATCGCCACCATCGGCTTTGTGCTGTCTTCGCTCTTGTGCGGCCTGGCGCCCAGCCTGGAGCTGCTGATCCTGTTCCGCGTACTGCAAGGTGCGCTGGCGGGGCCGATGATTCCGCTGTCGCAAAGCCTGCTGCTGCAGAGCTACCCGCCGGAAAAGCGCGCCATTGCCATGGCGCTGTGGACCATGACCATCATCGTGGCGCCGATCTTCGGCCCTATCCTGGGCGGCTGGTTGTCGGACAACTGGCACTGGAGCTGGATTTTCTTCATCAACGTGCCGGTGGGCGTGGTGGCGGCGTGGCTGAGCTGGCGCGAGCTGCGCCACCGCGAAACCACCATCCTGCAGCTGCCTATCGACAAGGTTGGCCTCACGCTGCTGGTGCTGGGCGTGGGCTGCCTGCAGATGATGCTGGACCGCGGCAAGGAGCTGGACTGGTTCCACTCTGGCGAAATCATGCTGTACGGCGTGGTGGCGCTGCTGAGCCTGTCTTACCTGGTGGTGTGGGAGCTCACCGACAAGCACCCGGTAATCGACCTGTCGCTGTTCCGTGACCGCAACTTTACCGTGGGGGTGATTTCGGTAAGCGTGGGCTTCATGCTGTACTTTGGCGCCATTGTGCTGATGCCGCTGCTGATGCAGACGCAGATGGGCTTTACCGCTACCGAAGCCGGCCTGGCCACCGCGCCGGTGGGCATTCTGCCCGTGCTGCTGTCGCCGGTCATCGGCAAGAACGCCCAGCGGCTGGATATGCGCTGGGTGGTCACGGTGAGCTTTCTGGTGTTTGCCCTGTGCTTCTGGTGGCGCGCGGTCACCTTTAACCCGGACATGACCTTTGCCGATGTGGTGTGGCCGCAGTTTGTGCAAGGTATCGCGCTGGCGGGTTTCTTCATGCCGCTGACTACCATCACGCTGTCAAACATGAAGCCGCAACAGCTGGCCAGTGCGTCCAGCCTGTCCAACTTTCTGCGTACGCTGGCCGGCTCGGTGGGTGCCTCGCTCACCACTTGGCAGTGGGAGCACCGCGAAGGTATCCACCATGTGCAGCTAACCGACCGTATCAGCCTGTACGACGACAGCACGCGCCAGACGCTGGCTGGCATGCAGCAGCTGGGGCTGAGCCAGGAGCAGGCCGCCGCCCTGCTGACGCGCGACATCAGCCGCCAGGGGCTGTTTATCGGCGCCAACGAAATCTTCTGGCTGGCGGCGGGGCTGTTCCTGCTGCTCACCGGCCTGGTGTGGCTGGCGCGCCCGCCCAAGGCGGCAGCCGGGGCCCCACCGGTGGTGGACGCCGGGCACTAA